A region from the Canis lupus dingo isolate Sandy chromosome X, ASM325472v2, whole genome shotgun sequence genome encodes:
- the DGAT2L6 gene encoding diacylglycerol O-acyltransferase 2-like protein 6: MAFLFRLDLQECLQTLAVLQWIPVYIFLGAIPVLLIPYFLVFTKLWILSVLTLAWLAYDWNTHSQGGRRSAWVRNWTLWKYFQNYFPIKLVKTHDLPPKHNYIIANHPHGIVSYGVFINFATEATGFAQIFPAITPSIGTLEWIFWIPIVRDYVMSMGVCPVSGLALKYLLTQKDSGNAVVIVVGGAAEALLCRPGVSTIYLKERKGFVKLALKTGAYLVPSYSFGENEVHNQETFPEGTWIRFFQKTFQATFKKILGLNFCTFHGRGLTRDSWGFLPFNRPITTVVGEPLPIPKIKRPNKKTVDKYHALYISALRKLFDQHKVQYGLPETQELTII; the protein is encoded by the exons GAGCGATTCCTGTTTTGCTTATACCCTACTTTCTGGTGTTCACTAAATTATGGATCTTGTCTGTGCTCACCTTAGCCTGGCTCGCCTATGATTGGAATACCCACAGTCAAG GTGGTAGGCGTTCAGCTTGGGTACGTAATTGGACCCTCTGgaagtattttcaaaattatttcccaATAAAG CTGGTGAAGACTCATGACCTCCCTCCCAAACACAACTATATTATTGCCAATCACCCCCATGGGATTGTTTCTTATGGTGTGTTCATCAACTTTGCTACTGAGGCCACTGGCTTTGCTCAAATTTTTCCAGCCATCACTCCTTCCATAGGGACCTTGGAATGGATTTTCTGGATCCCCATTGTGCGAGACTATGTGATGTCAATGG GTGTGTGCCCAGTGAGTGGCTTGGCCTTGAAGTATTTGCTGACCCAGAAAGACTCAGGCAATGCTGTGGTTATTGTGGTGGGTGGAGCTGCTGAAGCCCTCTTGTGCCGACCGGGAGTCTCTACCATCTACCTTAAAGAACGTAAAGGTTTTGTGAAGTTGGCACTGAAGACAGG AGCATACCTTGTCCCTTCTTATTCCTTTGGAGAGAATGAGGTTCACAATCAAGAGACCTTCCCTGAAGGCACATGGATAAGGTTCTTCCAAAAAACCTTCCAGGCCACATTCAAAAAAATCCTGGGATTAAATTTCTGTACCTTCCATGGTCGGGGCCTCACTCGAGACTCCTGGGGCTTCCTTCCTTTCAATCGGCCCATTACCACTGTTG TTGGGGAGCCCCTGCCAATCCCCAAGATTAAGAGGCCAAACAAGAAGACAGTGGACAAGTACCATGCACTCTACATCAGTGCCCTGCGCAAGCTGTTTGACCAGCACAAAGTTCAATATGGCCTTCCTGAGACCCAGGAGCTGACAATCATATAA